Proteins encoded within one genomic window of Halobacteroides halobius DSM 5150:
- a CDS encoding carbohydrate ABC transporter permease, protein MDIMTNKDTSLKTKLFVYGLLIFFALLYLGPFLWTLSSSFKHADAVFDWPFHLIPKDPTLQNYVKVFTTVPYGRWLFNSAFVTLTIVVSNLFLSSLAGYAFARIDFPGRDIIFMGLLGTMMIPGPVTIVPVFSLMSMLEWVNTYKALIFPGITGAFGIFLMRQFFQSIPMSLEDAARIDGLGRFGIWWRIVMPLAKPALGALTIFTFMGQWNNFMWPFLLTSTEDMFTLTVGMNAFKGQYRTLWNLVLTGSVLMAIPVIIVFIIFQNYFIKGVSFSGIKG, encoded by the coding sequence ATGGATATTATGACTAATAAAGATACATCATTAAAAACAAAATTATTTGTTTATGGGTTATTGATTTTCTTTGCATTACTTTATTTAGGGCCATTTTTGTGGACTTTGTCTTCTTCTTTTAAACATGCTGATGCAGTATTTGATTGGCCATTTCACTTGATTCCTAAAGACCCGACACTACAAAATTATGTTAAAGTTTTCACTACAGTACCATACGGAAGATGGTTGTTTAATTCAGCGTTTGTGACGTTAACAATTGTTGTATCTAATTTATTTTTAAGTTCATTGGCTGGTTATGCATTTGCTAGGATTGATTTTCCAGGACGAGATATTATTTTTATGGGGTTATTAGGGACAATGATGATTCCAGGTCCTGTAACTATTGTGCCAGTCTTTAGTTTAATGAGTATGTTAGAATGGGTTAATACTTATAAAGCATTAATTTTTCCAGGAATTACAGGGGCCTTTGGTATCTTCTTAATGAGACAATTTTTTCAATCTATTCCAATGAGTTTAGAAGATGCAGCTAGAATCGATGGGTTAGGACGTTTTGGAATCTGGTGGAGAATAGTTATGCCTTTAGCAAAACCAGCTTTAGGTGCGTTAACTATTTTTACCTTTATGGGCCAATGGAATAATTTTATGTGGCCATTTTTATTAACTAGTACTGAAGATATGTTTACTTTAACTGTAGGAATGAATGCTTTTAAAGGGCAGTATCGGACACTATGGAATTTAGTATTAACTGGTTCTGTTTTAATGGCTATTCCAGTTATTATTGTATTTATTATATTCCAAAATTACTTCATTAAGGGTGTCAGCTTCTCTGGTATTAAAGGATAA
- a CDS encoding carbohydrate ABC transporter permease, with product MSASSLNSYEKFKKTIVYILLIVSTIIVLFPFFWMISTALKTRSEILSSQTISLLPKQANWGNFIKAWNKTNFGRQFTNSMIMAITVTLGQIVTSAMAGYAFARFEFKGKKLLFGILLATLVVPFQMRSIPVYVIISKLGWLDSYKALIIPSLANAFGIFLFKQFFAQIPYALEEAALIDGASRWQILWKIMLPLSKPAAVSLFIFTFTAEWNILFKPLILTRSQAMRTVQLGLTTFQSQFSTNYALLMAAAAFVTIPVLILFLLGQRQFIQGVANTGID from the coding sequence ATGAGTGCATCAAGTTTAAATTCTTATGAAAAATTCAAGAAAACAATTGTTTATATTTTATTAATAGTTAGCACGATTATAGTCTTATTCCCCTTCTTTTGGATGATTAGTACTGCTTTAAAAACTAGAAGTGAAATTTTATCTAGTCAAACAATCAGTTTATTACCTAAACAAGCTAATTGGGGGAACTTTATTAAGGCCTGGAATAAAACTAATTTTGGTCGCCAATTTACTAATAGTATGATAATGGCTATTACCGTTACTTTAGGTCAAATTGTAACGTCTGCTATGGCTGGGTATGCATTTGCTAGATTTGAATTTAAAGGAAAAAAGCTGTTATTTGGTATTTTATTAGCAACTTTAGTTGTACCTTTCCAAATGAGATCAATTCCTGTTTATGTAATAATTTCTAAATTGGGATGGTTAGATAGTTATAAAGCTTTAATTATTCCTTCACTGGCTAATGCATTTGGAATTTTCTTATTTAAACAGTTTTTTGCTCAAATCCCTTATGCTTTAGAAGAAGCTGCTTTAATTGATGGTGCTAGCAGATGGCAAATTTTATGGAAAATAATGTTACCCTTATCTAAACCAGCAGCAGTTTCTTTATTTATCTTTACCTTTACTGCTGAATGGAATATCTTATTTAAACCATTAATTTTAACTCGTTCTCAGGCTATGAGAACAGTTCAATTAGGATTAACTACTTTTCAAAGTCAATTTTCTACTAATTATGCATTATTAATGGCAGCAGCAGCTTTTGTAACTATACCAGTTTTAATTTTATTTTTACTTGGCCAACGACAGTTTATACAAGGAGTTGCTAATACAGGTATTGATTAA
- a CDS encoding glycoside hydrolase family 65 protein, giving the protein MSKVKCDNWRIIEDTFNTEYLQHYETIFTLGNGYLGTRGSLEESYSESKPGTFIAGTFDKAPEEVTELPNVANWLAIDLNLAGENFDLKQGQILDYNRSLNLKQGILTREVTWQSPAGNVTELRFERFVSIADQHKLGLKVAITPKNYSGEIKYKSNLDGQITNSGTQHFIDREKCAIEQQGIYLVQRTQESEIDIALAAMHNIKSEGRGLKIDNNCNIGRRKVFYQGQFNAVEEEQYTCEKLVSIYTSRDVANPKEEAVKSVQEAIKVGYDYLANNHISAWAKEWDRSDIKLDGPTFDQLAIRFGIFHQLQMAHKSDDRISIAAKALSGEGYRGHVFWDNEIFNLPFFIYNYPAAAKTLLKYRYNTLDGARQKAKDNGYQGAQFAWESARTGEETTPKWGGLDIETGKPIRIWCGDIEEHITADVAYAIYHYYQATGDEEFLQDYGAEILLETARFWASRVEYNQGEDRYEITGVIGPDEYSEHVDNNVYTNMMVQFNLEKALEIVGYLADNNPQVWEKLVEKLNLDEEELTKWQEITNKIFINYDENKKLYIQYEGFLEQDNIDDKIKEAKEKGIHLPALVPWKKISEESQALKQADVVMLQYLLSDKFSVEEKKTAWELYEPKTMHDSSLSPAIHSIVAVEMGDLDKAYDYFKQGAKIDLTLGGSEAGLHAASLGGLWQSVVNGFAGMRREEGKLRFNPTLPENWNQLEFSIIWKGVELIINLTRDSLTLKASSNLEDEIEFNVYNNSYILLPQEEKTIELSQLEVKIS; this is encoded by the coding sequence ATGTCAAAAGTTAAATGTGATAACTGGAGAATAATAGAAGATACATTTAATACCGAATATTTACAACATTATGAAACAATTTTCACCTTAGGAAATGGATATTTAGGAACAAGGGGTAGTTTAGAAGAATCATATAGTGAAAGTAAGCCTGGTACTTTTATTGCAGGTACTTTTGATAAAGCGCCTGAAGAAGTAACAGAATTACCTAATGTAGCTAATTGGTTAGCTATAGATTTAAATTTAGCTGGAGAAAACTTTGATTTAAAACAAGGGCAAATTTTAGATTATAATCGTAGTTTAAATTTAAAGCAGGGTATCTTAACAAGGGAAGTGACTTGGCAAAGTCCTGCTGGTAATGTAACTGAACTTAGATTTGAAAGGTTTGTATCAATTGCTGATCAGCATAAACTAGGATTGAAAGTTGCTATTACCCCTAAAAATTATTCTGGAGAGATTAAATACAAATCAAATTTAGATGGTCAAATAACAAATAGTGGGACACAACACTTTATAGACCGAGAAAAGTGTGCTATAGAGCAACAAGGAATTTATCTTGTGCAAAGAACTCAAGAATCAGAAATTGATATTGCTCTAGCAGCTATGCACAATATTAAATCTGAAGGTCGAGGGTTAAAAATAGATAATAATTGTAATATAGGGCGAAGAAAAGTTTTTTATCAAGGTCAATTTAATGCTGTAGAGGAAGAGCAATATACTTGCGAAAAATTAGTCAGTATTTATACCAGTCGCGATGTAGCTAATCCTAAAGAAGAGGCAGTTAAGTCTGTTCAAGAAGCAATAAAAGTAGGTTATGATTATTTGGCCAATAATCACATTAGTGCCTGGGCCAAGGAATGGGACAGATCAGATATTAAGTTAGATGGGCCAACTTTTGATCAGTTAGCAATTAGATTTGGTATCTTCCATCAGTTACAGATGGCCCACAAGAGTGATGATCGAATCAGTATAGCAGCTAAAGCTTTATCAGGCGAAGGCTATAGAGGACATGTTTTCTGGGATAATGAGATATTTAATCTACCATTTTTTATTTATAATTATCCAGCTGCAGCTAAAACTTTACTTAAGTATCGATATAATACTTTGGATGGAGCCCGCCAGAAAGCTAAAGATAATGGGTATCAAGGTGCACAGTTCGCTTGGGAGAGTGCTCGAACTGGAGAAGAGACAACTCCAAAGTGGGGTGGCTTAGATATTGAAACTGGAAAACCAATCCGGATCTGGTGTGGAGATATAGAAGAGCATATTACAGCTGATGTTGCTTATGCTATCTATCATTACTATCAAGCTACTGGTGATGAAGAGTTCTTACAAGATTATGGGGCTGAAATATTATTAGAAACAGCTCGTTTTTGGGCTAGTCGAGTTGAGTACAATCAGGGAGAAGATAGATATGAAATCACAGGAGTTATTGGCCCGGATGAATATAGTGAACATGTAGATAATAATGTTTATACTAATATGATGGTACAGTTTAACTTAGAAAAGGCTCTAGAAATAGTTGGCTATTTAGCAGATAATAATCCACAAGTATGGGAAAAGTTAGTTGAAAAACTTAATTTAGATGAAGAGGAATTAACTAAGTGGCAAGAAATTACTAACAAAATATTTATTAATTATGATGAAAATAAGAAACTATACATTCAATATGAAGGATTTTTAGAGCAAGATAATATTGATGATAAGATTAAAGAGGCTAAAGAAAAAGGAATACATTTACCAGCTCTTGTACCATGGAAGAAGATAAGTGAAGAAAGTCAGGCTTTAAAACAAGCAGATGTAGTTATGCTGCAGTACTTATTAAGTGATAAATTTAGTGTTGAAGAGAAAAAGACAGCTTGGGAATTATATGAACCTAAAACAATGCATGATTCCTCTTTAAGTCCTGCTATTCACTCTATTGTGGCAGTAGAAATGGGAGATTTAGATAAAGCTTATGATTATTTTAAGCAAGGTGCAAAAATCGACTTAACTTTAGGTGGGAGTGAGGCTGGATTACATGCTGCTTCCTTAGGTGGTTTATGGCAGTCTGTAGTTAATGGGTTTGCTGGTATGAGAAGAGAGGAAGGTAAATTAAGATTTAATCCAACTCTACCAGAAAATTGGAATCAATTAGAATTTTCAATTATCTGGAAAGGTGTAGAATTGATTATTAATTTAACAAGAGATTCTTTAACACTTAAGGCTAGTTCTAACCTAGAAGATGAGATTGAATTTAATGTGTATAATAATAGTTATATTTTATTACCACAAGAAGAAAAGACAATTGAGTTATCTCAACTAGAGGTTAAAATTTCATAG
- a CDS encoding carbohydrate ABC transporter permease codes for MVRTKVTQLTFDLFRKVTGKEISRKKFEDWLAGYLFILAPILVIGVFKLIPTFYAFFLSFQKWDLLTKPEFVGLKNYANLLDDKILAIAIKNTLFYTAFVVPIQMVLALVLALLVNQSVKFRTFFRASFFMPAVTASVVLSVIFLALYSKIGLFNQILATLGLGTYDFMGNKSLALPSIMAMNIWSTAGYFMIVYLAGLQEIPEQLYESAEVDGASNWQKLWHITIPMLKPTSFFIAVMSVIGCLQIFDQVVVMTGNGGPVHATTTMVFYIYRNAFKYFKMGYASAASFLLFVIIFTLTLIQKKYFDDTSY; via the coding sequence GTGGTACGGACAAAAGTTACTCAGCTTACTTTTGATCTTTTTAGGAAAGTAACTGGTAAGGAAATATCAAGAAAAAAATTTGAAGATTGGTTAGCCGGGTATTTATTTATATTAGCTCCAATATTAGTGATTGGTGTTTTTAAATTAATACCAACTTTTTATGCTTTCTTTCTCAGCTTTCAAAAATGGGATCTATTAACGAAACCTGAGTTTGTTGGTTTGAAGAATTATGCGAATTTATTAGACGATAAAATTTTAGCAATTGCTATTAAAAACACACTTTTTTATACTGCTTTTGTTGTTCCTATTCAAATGGTATTAGCTTTAGTTTTGGCGTTATTAGTTAATCAGTCAGTGAAGTTTAGAACTTTTTTTAGAGCGTCTTTCTTTATGCCTGCTGTTACTGCTTCTGTTGTATTATCTGTTATATTCTTGGCATTATATTCTAAGATAGGCCTCTTTAATCAAATTTTAGCTACTCTTGGTTTAGGAACTTATGATTTTATGGGAAATAAAAGTTTAGCTTTACCCTCTATTATGGCTATGAATATTTGGTCTACAGCGGGTTATTTTATGATTGTATATTTAGCAGGGTTACAAGAAATTCCAGAGCAATTATATGAGTCTGCAGAAGTTGATGGAGCAAGTAACTGGCAAAAGTTATGGCATATTACTATACCAATGTTAAAACCAACTTCTTTCTTTATAGCAGTTATGTCAGTGATTGGATGTTTACAAATTTTTGATCAAGTAGTTGTTATGACGGGTAATGGTGGACCAGTTCATGCAACAACAACAATGGTATTTTATATTTATAGAAATGCATTTAAATATTTTAAAATGGGATATGCATCTGCAGCATCTTTCCTTTTATTTGTAATTATTTTTACATTAACGTTAATTCAAAAAAAATACTTTGATGATACTTCTTATTAA
- a CDS encoding carbohydrate ABC transporter permease: MPKPSTKTGFVSKVKNIFNLDKEDIISYLFITPAMLLISIFILIPILFNVMLSFTKWNIISPMEFVGLKNYIEMFQSPSFWNAFANTGYFVAMAVPLTVACSLFLAILLNQKIKGLGFFRTAFFSPQVISFVAAGLVWVWMLDDNKGLVNYLLGMIGVEPINWLQSTTWAMPAVILLTVWRFAGYFMVVYLAGLQGIPKTYYEAASLDGAGSGWKAFRHITWPLLKPTTLFVTIMMLFFSFRGFAQFHAMTKGGPMGSTTVLVYHMYELAFDKFNMGEASAVAVVLLVISMIVSRIQINLLGDEE; encoded by the coding sequence ATGCCTAAACCTAGTACTAAAACAGGTTTTGTTAGTAAGGTAAAGAATATATTCAATTTAGATAAAGAAGATATTATTAGTTATCTATTTATAACTCCAGCTATGTTATTGATTAGTATATTTATTCTAATCCCTATCTTATTTAATGTTATGCTTAGTTTTACTAAGTGGAATATAATTAGTCCAATGGAATTTGTAGGTTTAAAAAATTATATAGAAATGTTTCAATCACCATCATTTTGGAATGCTTTTGCAAATACTGGTTATTTTGTAGCTATGGCAGTTCCGTTAACAGTGGCTTGTTCATTATTTTTAGCAATTTTATTAAATCAAAAGATAAAAGGACTAGGTTTTTTTAGAACAGCTTTTTTTAGTCCGCAAGTAATTTCGTTTGTGGCAGCAGGATTAGTTTGGGTATGGATGTTAGATGATAATAAAGGATTAGTCAACTACTTGTTAGGAATGATAGGAGTTGAACCAATTAATTGGTTACAAAGTACTACTTGGGCTATGCCTGCAGTTATTTTACTGACTGTCTGGAGATTTGCAGGATATTTTATGGTTGTTTATCTAGCAGGCTTACAAGGTATTCCAAAAACTTATTATGAAGCTGCAAGTTTAGATGGAGCAGGATCTGGTTGGAAAGCATTTAGACATATTACTTGGCCATTATTAAAACCAACTACGTTATTTGTTACAATTATGATGTTATTCTTTAGTTTTAGAGGATTTGCACAATTCCATGCTATGACTAAAGGTGGACCAATGGGCTCTACTACGGTGTTGGTCTATCATATGTATGAACTAGCTTTTGATAAATTTAATATGGGGGAAGCTTCAGCAGTAGCAGTAGTTTTATTAGTTATAAGTATGATTGTAAGTAGAATTCAGATAAACTTATTAGGAGATGAAGAATAA
- a CDS encoding carbohydrate kinase family protein encodes MFQFNEKIDFTATKLDVLTVGEVLVDIISDKLVPSLKEARSFNRHFGGSPANIAMNLKKLGAKSGLLSKVGADGLGDYLIKKLETSGVDTRGIVRDSHYNTSAVLVTQSKATPEFIAYRDAEKYITKEDIKEGLISEAKIIHLSTFALAAPVTRQTLLEIVEIAQKERKIVSLDPNYRPQLWEGNKKGQEFIKKLLSKVNITKPSLDDAKAIFGLATPKEYIQKFHQAGAELVILTLGADGVLVSTGEEIKRLDTFATKVVDTTGAGDAFWSGLYSSLVTGDKLERAIKVGNATAALALQEVGAITDLPTKDKVVQEFNL; translated from the coding sequence GTGTTTCAATTTAACGAGAAGATTGATTTTACTGCTACCAAGTTAGATGTTTTAACGGTAGGAGAAGTATTAGTAGATATCATCTCTGATAAGTTGGTTCCTTCACTTAAAGAAGCAAGAAGCTTTAATCGCCATTTTGGTGGTTCTCCAGCTAATATAGCTATGAATCTTAAAAAATTAGGGGCCAAGTCAGGTTTGTTAAGTAAAGTAGGAGCTGATGGATTAGGGGATTATTTAATAAAAAAGTTAGAAACTAGCGGGGTCGATACTAGAGGGATTGTTAGAGATAGTCATTATAATACCTCAGCTGTATTAGTTACGCAAAGTAAGGCTACCCCAGAATTTATAGCATATCGTGATGCAGAGAAATATATTACTAAGGAAGATATTAAAGAAGGATTAATTTCAGAGGCTAAAATTATTCATTTATCCACTTTTGCGTTAGCTGCTCCAGTTACTCGCCAGACTTTATTAGAGATAGTTGAAATTGCCCAAAAAGAAAGGAAAATAGTCTCTTTAGACCCTAATTATAGACCCCAACTGTGGGAAGGCAATAAAAAGGGCCAAGAGTTTATAAAAAAACTATTATCTAAAGTAAATATTACTAAACCTTCTTTAGATGATGCCAAAGCTATATTTGGCTTAGCAACCCCCAAAGAGTACATACAAAAGTTTCATCAAGCCGGGGCTGAATTAGTTATTTTAACTTTAGGGGCAGATGGTGTTTTAGTTTCTACAGGAGAGGAGATTAAAAGGTTAGATACGTTTGCTACAAAGGTAGTTGATACTACTGGAGCCGGAGATGCATTTTGGTCAGGGCTTTATAGTTCTTTAGTAACAGGTGATAAATTAGAAAGAGCAATTAAAGTAGGTAATGCTACAGCAGCTTTAGCTTTACAAGAAGTAGGAGCTATAACTGATTTACCTACTAAAGATAAAGTAGTGCAGGAGTTTAATTTATAA
- a CDS encoding ABC transporter substrate-binding protein, with amino-acid sequence MFKKESIVAVLSLVLVLALSVNAGAWWIFGDDEEKKNKVVELTFWHGMESGANNKALKKKVKEFNQSHPDIQVDLQSYGAADDAESKVMTSVAGGNPPEMMWMGPHMTGQLAEAGVLAPVSEFIKNDPSFNKDDIYDSLWKVSSYQGKIYTAPFEANNLGIFYNKDYFKQAGIKELPDTWTEFIEVAKKVQENSDAEYGFQVPMGTGEWTVWNWEAFLKQAGGEFLKDNGTKIAFDSKDGAEALQYWVDLVHKYKVAEFSQTGAGYKTGALESGRIAMQIIGPWTIPQLNKTDLNYGTFMLPKQEERGTSLGGENLYIFKTTERKEKAAWKFAKYVMSADFQVEWAKKTGYLPVSKSAMNSDEYQNFLDENPAVRTFTKQMKYGFARPTGPAYPGISSALGKAIEKALYQRLTPEEALENAAKKGQEALNE; translated from the coding sequence ATGTTTAAAAAAGAGAGTATTGTGGCAGTATTATCTTTGGTATTGGTACTAGCGCTTTCAGTAAATGCTGGAGCCTGGTGGATTTTTGGAGATGATGAAGAAAAGAAAAATAAGGTAGTGGAATTAACATTTTGGCATGGTATGGAATCAGGAGCTAACAATAAAGCATTAAAGAAAAAAGTAAAAGAATTTAATCAATCACATCCTGACATTCAAGTAGATTTACAAAGTTATGGTGCAGCAGATGATGCGGAAAGTAAGGTTATGACTTCAGTGGCAGGTGGTAATCCTCCCGAGATGATGTGGATGGGGCCTCATATGACTGGTCAATTAGCAGAAGCTGGTGTTTTAGCTCCTGTATCAGAATTTATCAAGAATGATCCTAGTTTTAATAAAGATGATATCTATGATTCTTTATGGAAGGTATCTTCTTATCAAGGTAAAATTTATACAGCTCCATTTGAGGCAAATAATTTAGGTATCTTTTATAATAAAGATTATTTTAAGCAAGCTGGAATTAAAGAACTTCCAGATACTTGGACAGAGTTTATTGAGGTAGCAAAAAAAGTACAGGAAAATAGTGATGCTGAATATGGTTTTCAAGTTCCAATGGGAACAGGAGAATGGACAGTTTGGAATTGGGAAGCATTTTTAAAGCAGGCTGGTGGAGAATTCTTAAAGGATAATGGTACTAAAATTGCTTTTGATAGTAAAGATGGTGCTGAAGCTCTACAATATTGGGTTGATTTAGTACACAAGTATAAAGTAGCTGAATTTTCTCAGACGGGTGCTGGTTATAAGACAGGGGCTTTAGAATCAGGAAGAATTGCTATGCAAATTATTGGTCCGTGGACAATTCCACAGCTTAATAAGACTGATTTAAATTATGGTACCTTCATGTTACCAAAGCAAGAAGAAAGAGGTACTAGTCTTGGAGGAGAAAACTTATATATTTTTAAGACTACTGAAAGAAAAGAAAAAGCGGCTTGGAAATTTGCTAAGTATGTTATGAGTGCTGACTTCCAGGTAGAATGGGCCAAGAAAACTGGTTATCTTCCAGTAAGTAAATCGGCTATGAATAGCGATGAATACCAGAACTTCTTAGATGAAAATCCAGCAGTACGAACATTTACGAAGCAGATGAAATATGGATTTGCACGACCAACTGGACCAGCTTACCCAGGTATTTCTAGTGCATTAGGTAAAGCAATTGAAAAAGCTTTATATCAGAGATTAACTCCTGAAGAAGCACTAGAGAATGCAGCTAAAAAAGGACAAGAAGCATTAAATGAATAA
- a CDS encoding ABC transporter substrate-binding protein, whose amino-acid sequence MFKKKSLTLVLALTLLFSLSLTAGAWWIFGNDDEKEQVEIRLSGWSSSPTESKLFEKVIKGFEKENPNINVKYEPIQGSYMDKLQTQLASGTAPDVFYVDSVWLPALASKNVLYPMDKFMKQSGVEDSEFLPGLINGFEYQGKQYGIPKGYSTLGLFYNKRMFKEAGITDVPDTWAELYQVAKKLTKDTDGDGKVDQWGMSLNTSLARFIVFLHQNGEQLLNDSMTKSALDSPEAIKALEFYNMLYQKGYAAQPGDVGAQWLGDALGKDRVGMVVTGNWTIPFMKDQYPEVEYGVAPLPKKKKKSTMAFTVAYSIARRSDHPKAAWKLVKYLTSETGQRKWVKLGMELPSRKELADMDYFNSHPKRKTLMDFGEYAEAWQFNVKFKPIVDSVNTTLQAVFLGEVTPEEGLKEVSDKINEVLK is encoded by the coding sequence ATGTTTAAAAAGAAGAGTCTTACATTAGTATTAGCATTAACTTTATTGTTTTCTCTTTCATTAACTGCAGGGGCATGGTGGATTTTTGGTAATGATGATGAAAAGGAACAGGTAGAAATTAGATTGTCTGGTTGGTCTTCTTCTCCAACAGAAAGTAAGTTGTTTGAAAAGGTTATTAAAGGATTTGAAAAAGAAAATCCAAATATTAATGTTAAATATGAACCAATTCAAGGGTCATATATGGATAAACTACAGACACAACTTGCATCCGGAACTGCTCCTGATGTATTTTATGTTGATTCTGTTTGGTTGCCCGCTTTAGCTTCTAAAAATGTATTATACCCAATGGATAAGTTTATGAAGCAAAGTGGAGTAGAAGATAGTGAATTTTTACCTGGCTTAATTAATGGTTTCGAATATCAGGGTAAACAATATGGAATTCCTAAGGGCTATTCTACTTTAGGTTTGTTTTATAATAAGCGAATGTTTAAAGAAGCAGGAATTACAGATGTGCCTGATACATGGGCTGAATTATATCAAGTAGCTAAGAAATTGACTAAAGATACTGATGGAGATGGAAAAGTAGATCAGTGGGGAATGAGTTTAAATACTAGTTTAGCTAGATTTATTGTTTTCCTACATCAAAATGGCGAGCAATTATTAAATGATAGTATGACTAAATCTGCTCTTGATAGTCCAGAGGCTATTAAAGCATTAGAATTTTATAATATGTTATACCAAAAGGGATATGCTGCTCAACCTGGTGATGTTGGTGCTCAGTGGTTAGGTGATGCATTAGGTAAGGATAGAGTAGGAATGGTTGTTACAGGAAACTGGACTATTCCATTTATGAAGGATCAATATCCAGAGGTAGAGTATGGTGTAGCACCATTGCCTAAGAAGAAGAAAAAATCTACAATGGCATTTACTGTAGCATACTCTATTGCTAGAAGATCTGATCATCCTAAAGCAGCTTGGAAATTAGTTAAATATCTAACTAGTGAAACTGGACAGAGAAAATGGGTTAAATTAGGTATGGAGTTGCCATCTAGAAAAGAATTAGCTGATATGGATTACTTTAATAGTCATCCTAAACGAAAGACTTTAATGGATTTTGGTGAGTATGCTGAAGCTTGGCAGTTTAATGTTAAGTTTAAGCCGATAGTTGATTCAGTAAATACAACTTTACAAGCAGTCTTTTTAGGTGAAGTAACTCCTGAAGAAGGATTAAAAGAAGTATCTGATAAAATTAATGAAGTTTTAAAATAA
- a CDS encoding LacI family DNA-binding transcriptional regulator: MATIKDIAEEADVSTATVSRVLNDSNKVNPKTKEKVLAVIDKLNYYKQNETANKKKTTIKDVAQLAGVSKATVSRVINNNDVVIPETKQKVKQAIKKLNYSPNMNARYLRRDKTKLVGLFIPDISNPFFGNIVKGIENLAELYDYNVVLFNTNFDFEKEKRSLQVLKDRRADGMIYLGGTFNQQKSDLLHNCNFPIVLISREEEEIDLPTVNINNYQAAYDMTQYLIDSDYKEIAFISGSFTDETAGLKRLNAFKQSMQDNGLEYKSNWIVEGDYTLDSGYQATKEILITSRLPRAVFAANDEMAIGAMQAIKETGLQIPEDIVVVGFDNIRLSQYVTPKLTTISQPIYHLGAVGMSMLNKLIGNEPLEEKKVLLDYELIVRESS; the protein is encoded by the coding sequence ATGGCTACTATTAAAGATATTGCAGAGGAAGCAGATGTATCTACAGCTACAGTTTCTAGAGTATTAAACGATAGTAACAAAGTAAATCCTAAAACTAAAGAAAAAGTATTGGCAGTAATTGATAAATTAAATTATTATAAACAGAATGAAACAGCTAATAAAAAGAAAACTACTATTAAGGATGTAGCCCAACTAGCAGGTGTTTCTAAAGCTACTGTATCACGAGTCATAAATAATAATGATGTAGTTATTCCAGAAACTAAGCAGAAAGTTAAGCAAGCTATTAAAAAACTCAATTATAGCCCTAATATGAATGCCCGATATTTAAGAAGAGATAAAACTAAATTGGTTGGGTTATTCATCCCAGATATTTCTAATCCCTTTTTTGGTAATATAGTAAAGGGAATTGAGAATTTGGCTGAATTATATGATTATAATGTGGTTTTGTTTAATACAAATTTTGATTTTGAAAAAGAAAAAAGATCATTACAAGTGCTAAAAGATAGAAGAGCCGATGGAATGATTTATTTAGGTGGTACCTTTAATCAGCAAAAGAGTGATTTATTACATAATTGTAATTTTCCTATAGTCTTAATTTCAAGAGAAGAAGAGGAAATTGATTTACCAACAGTTAATATTAATAATTATCAAGCAGCATATGATATGACACAATATTTAATAGATTCAGATTATAAAGAAATTGCATTTATTAGTGGTTCTTTTACAGATGAAACTGCAGGTTTAAAAAGATTAAATGCTTTTAAGCAGTCAATGCAAGATAATGGTTTAGAATATAAATCTAACTGGATAGTAGAAGGAGATTATACATTAGATAGTGGTTATCAAGCTACGAAAGAAATCTTAATAACTAGTAGATTACCTAGAGCAGTATTTGCTGCTAATGATGAAATGGCAATTGGAGCTATGCAGGCAATAAAAGAAACAGGTTTACAAATTCCAGAAGATATTGTTGTTGTAGGTTTTGACAATATTAGGTTATCACAGTATGTAACGCCTAAACTGACTACTATCAGTCAACCAATTTATCATTTAGGGGCAGTAGGAATGTCAATGTTAAATAAATTAATTGGGAATGAACCTCTAGAGGAGAAAAAAGTATTATTAGATTATGAACTAATAGTTAGAGAGTCTAGTTAG